CGAGCGCCTCGGCAGCGTCGGCAGACAGGTCAGTGACTTTGCGGACGAGGACGCGTTCCATCGGACGCTTCAGGCTTGACGCGTCACGCCAGACGCAGGACTCCGGCGTCTGGCGTCAAGCGTCATGCGTCAAGCGTTACGCGTCTGCCTACAGTTTGCCCGGCAGGATGTAGAGGACGTTGGCCAGCGACGCCGTGAATTCGGCCGGCCTGGCCTTCTCTTCCGGGATCGGCGTCCCATCGAGCTTGCAGTCCATTGCCTTGACCACGCCGTCCTTGATTGTGTAGGCCGTGCACGTCACCGTGCCGCCGGACTTCAGGTAGATGACAGGCACCTGTGGTCCTTTCTATTCGGGCTTCGGCAGGCTGCAGCGGAGCGGCTTGTCGGTGCGCAGGCCGAGGGCGTAGTCAGCCTGCAGGAGTTTGTGTATCTCGCGAGAACCCTCATAGATCTGTGCGCCCTTGGAATTGCGGTAGAAGCGCTCGACGTTGTACTCGCTCGAAAAGCCGTAGGCGCCATGTACCTGGACGGCGTTGGACGCGGCCTTCTCGGCACAGGCACAGGCGTAGGCCTTGGCCAGCGAGGTCTCGCGCGTGTTGCGCTTGCCCTCGTTCTTGAGCCATCCCGCTTTCAGCCAGAGCAGGCGGCTGGCCTCGTAGTCACCCGCCATGTCGGCAATCATCGCCTTGACCAGTTGATGCTCGCCGATGGGCTTGCCGAAGGTCGTGCGCGTCTGCGCGTATTCGACGGAGGCATCGAGGCAGGCCCGGATGAGGCCGGTCGAGCCGGCCGCGACGGTGTAGCGGCCCTGGTCGATGGCGAACATGGCGACGCGGAACCCTTCACCTTCGCCGCCCAGCATGTTCGCGGCCGGCACGCGTACCTCGTCGAACGCGAGTGATCCCGTATTGCCGGCCCGGACGCCCAGCTTGCCGTGGATGGTGGCGCTAGTCAGGCCTTTCATGCCTCGTTCCAGCAGGAATGCGGACATGCCGGTGTGGTCGCGGCGCTTCTTCTTCTCGATGTCGGTCCAGGCGATGACCAGGAAGTGGTCGGCGACATCGGCGAGCGATATCCACATCTTCTCGCCGGTCAGGACGTATTCGCCGCCGTCTCTGCGGGCCGTGGTCTGGATGCCAAGTGCGTCACTGCCGGCCGCCGGCTCAGTCAGGCCGTAGGTGCAGACCTTTTCGCCACGTGCCTGCGGGGCCAGCCAGCGCTGCTTCTGTTCTTCGGTGCCCCAGCTCAGAAGCGTGAGGCTGTTGAGGCCGATGTGAACCGACAGGACGACGCGCAGCGAGGTGTCCACGTGCTCAAGCTCCTCGCAGGCGAGTCCGAGCGCGATGTAGTCGTTGCCGGTGCCTCCATAGCGGGCCGGTATCGAAATGCCGAGAATCCCAAGTTCTCCCATCTGGCTGAGCACGCCCGGGTCGAACTTGGCGGCCGCGTCGCGCTCGCCGATGGTAGGCATCACCTGCTCGCGCGCCCAGTCGCGGCAGAGCCTTCGGACCATTTCGTGTTCCTCACTGAATGAGAAGTCTATCATCTTGCGGTTCCTTTCGTCTCAACTTGTCTTAGAGTCGGCGAGCAGGCGCTCGACGTCAATCTTGGCTGTATGTTTGCTGCGCCCGGCCTCGGCGCGCAGGGCCGCCAGCGGGAACAACTGGTGCAGACGCAGCAGTTCGGCAGAGGCGCAGAGCGCGGCGGCGCGCGGTCCGGACGGTTTCCTGAAGTCCAACTGGGTCACGCGTGCTGCAGTGGCCGGATTCGCCAGGCTGGAGTCGAGCAGCAGGTGTCCGGAACGCATGCGCGATATCACCGGGCCGCAGTATTTCAGCCCGTCGGCCGACGTCACCAGCACGAAGTCGGGTGCGTCAGCGGCGGTATGCTGAATCGGTCGCGGAGAGAGCATCAGTTCGGCCACCGAGTAGCCGATGCCGACGGTTACCGGGTAGGTCCCTTTCTTGGTAACGCTGAGTCCGGCGGCAACGGCAGCACGCGCGAACATCTCGGCCGCGGACTGTACGCCCTCGCCGGCTGAGCCGGCAAGCATGATCGAGACGCAGCGGTCCAGTTCGGAGGTGAACTCCCGGGAAATCGGTTCCAGATCGAGCAGGGATCCGGTATCAGTCTTCGGTGCGAGGCGGCAGGGCGGGGCCGGCGGGTTGGTGAGGTTTTCGAGCGCGAGCCCGGCTTCGCGGACAATGTCGTCGAGGGAACGGCCGGGGTTGTGTTTGGCCCCGTAGCTGGGGCAGTACTCGATGACTTCGAGCAGGCTGAACCCGGACCCCGCGACCGCTTCGGCGATTGCCTCGGAGAAATCCCCTTTGCCGAGAACGCGGCGGCAGCGCATCGCTCCGGCAGCATGAACCCAGCGGCAGAGATCGGCCCCGCGGCCTTCTTTCCCGTCCGGACAGGTCGGGGTGCGGAAACCGCAAGGCGTGCTTGAGCTGGGTTGGCCGCCGGTCATGCCGTAGAGCATGTTGTTGTGGACAATGACGGTTACGTCGAAGTTGCGGTGGGCCGCTTCCATCAGGTGTTGGAGTCCGATGGCCGCGCCGCCGTCACCGATGTAGGCGATGACCTTCTTGCCGGCCGGCAGGCTGGCCGCGATGCCGGCAGCAAGGGGCACGGCCCGGCCATGCAGGCCGTGAACAGTGTGGGTGGTGAAGTTGCTGTCGATCAGGCCGTGACAGCCGATGTCGGTCACCAGCACGACGTCGAGTGGACTCAGGCCGAGCTGTTCAAGCGCCTTCTCGGTGTTCCGCACCACCAGTCCGTGTCCGCAGCCCCCGCAGAAGGGCAGAACCGGGTTGGCGATGAACCTGCCGGTCACCTTGACTCCACTGCCGCTGCGATCTCCGCGGGAGAGACCATGCGGCCGATGGCGTTCACTCCGGTGACACCGGAGCGCCCGGCCGCACCGAACAGCACCTGGCGCAGCTGCCCGTTCAGGTTCTCCTCGGCCACTACGACCCTGGGGTAGCGGCTGACCGTCTCGACGTAGACCGGGGGGACGGGCAGCAGCGTCTTCGGGACGAGCAGCGAAACCGCACGTCCGCTCTCTCGCAGGGTCGCTACCGCTTCGCGGGCAGCCAGCGCGGTTGTGTCCCAGGCGCAGACGAGCGTGTCCGCACCGGCCTGTTCGTCAATGTCGAAGCGCGTGTAGTAGGCGAGGTTGCGGACTGCCTTGTAGTGAAGCCGCGCCGTGTTTGCCATCGCCTCCGGCGCGAGGTGGGCGTGGATGCCGCGGCGGTCGTGGGTCGAGGCGGTCAGCCGGACCTGGTGCCGGCTGCTGCCCACGGGCAGGAATTCAGGAACGAGGTTGTCCGCAGGTGAATAGGCGGCAAAAGGCTCGTCGCCGGCGTAAAACGCTCGGGCCGGCGGGGTGATCGCCGGGAGCGATGCCAGGTCGAAGTCACGCTGGGTCATCAGCATCTCTTTCGAAGTGAGGAGCACGACGGGGCTGCGAAGCCGGGTAGCGGTTTCGACCGCCAACTGCGCGAGATCCCAGCAGTCGATGAGGTTCGACGGGCAGAGCACGGGGTAGGCGTGACCGCCGGAGATGGCGCCCTGTACGAGCTGCAGGTCGCCCTGAGCGCCGGCGGTCGCGCTCCCGGTCGAGGGTCCGAGGCGCTGCGCGAGCACTATGAGCATCGGCAGTTCCATCATGTGGGCCATGTTAAGGGATTCGACCATCAGAGCGAACCCGGGAAAGGACGTCGCGGTCACCGGCAGCCGGCCGCAAGCCGAGAAGCCGGACATCCACTGGAGTGCCGTTATCTCATCCGGAGCCGCGAGGGCGGCCGGGAAGCGCCGGAAGCCGTAGGCATACAGCAGGTTGGCCGGTGTTATCGGGTAGCCGACAAACGTGTCGGCCCCGGCCCGTGCCAGCGACTCGATTACCAGACGAGAGCCGTCAACCAGGCAGAGCTTCTGGTCGCTGGCGTCGCGGGGTTGGGCGTGAGAGGCCATTGGCTGCTGACCGGCGTCTACCTGGTCTTGCTCCGTCGCGTCAGGCCGACCCGGCGGTAGACCGCATCGACGTTGCGCAGCAGTCGTTTCAGGTCGAACGCCCGGCTCCTGGCGCGGCGATCTAGGAGTTTCGATATCTCGGGATTCGCCGCACACAACTCCGGCAGCGAGCCGCCTTGGGTCTGGCAGGTGAAAGCAAGTTCCTGCACAAGCTTGTACGCCCGGTCCTTGTCCATCCCGGCCCGGACGAGTTCGAGCATCACCCCCTGCGACAAGAACGTCTGCCCCGAGGACTCGAGGTTCGCGAGCATGCGGTCAGGTCGCACCACCAATCCCGACAGCACACCGGTCAGCTTGCGGATCATGTAGTGGGTGAGCGTGAAAGACTCGGGAATGATCACGCGCTCGTTGGCTGAGTTGGAGAGGTCGCGCTCGTGCCAGAGGCAGATGTTCTCCAATCCGACCTGCGCGTAGGCGCGGATCAGTCGGGCGAGGCTGGTGATGCGCTCGCAGATTATCGGGTTCTTCTTGTGGGGCATGGCCGACGAACCGCGCTGCCCTTTGGCGAAGGGCTCCCCCAGTTCACCAACCTCTGTGCGCTGGAGGTTGCGGATCTCCGTGGCGATGCGTTCCATGCCGGTGGCGACAAGAGCTAGTGTGTTGAGCATCGCGGCGTGACGGTCACGCGGAATCACCTGCGTTGATACCGGCTCGGGCTTGAGGTTCAGCCTGGACAGCACCCGGGCTTCGACGTCGGGACCCAGCTGGGTGTAGGCTCCTACCACGCCCGATATCTTGCCGTGCCGCATCTCGGAGGCGGCGGCGGCCAGGCGCCCGATGTTCCGCTCGGTTTCTTCGAACCAGGAGAGGCACTTGAGCCCGAACGTGATCGGCTCGGCGTGGACGCCGTGGGTGCGGCCCATCATCGGCGTGTGCTTGTGCTCGAGTGCGAGGCGGGCGGTTTCGATGCGCAGGCCCCCGAGCGCGGTCTGCAGTATCTCCAGGGCGGAGGCACAGCGGAGTGAGAGCGCGGTGTCGACAACGTCGTAGGAAGTCAGTCCGTAGTGGACGTACTTGCCGGCAGCAGCGGCCGATTTCGCCACACTGCGGGTGAAGGCGATGACGTCGTGGTTGGTGATTCTCTCGAATTCGTCAATCTCCTTTATCTTGAAAGAAGCGCGCTGGATGGCGCGGGCCGCCGTCTTCGGTATGATGCCAATCTCGGCCTGCACTGCGGCCACGGTCTTCTCGACCAGCAGCCAGGAACGGAACTTCGCGTCTTCGTTCCAGAGCGCGGCCATTTCCGGAGTGTCGTAGCGTGTTGTCATCTTAGCCTGTAGAGCAGTCTGATCTGCTCTCCTCCACGGTCAATTACGATGTCGATTGTCCCGGCAAGTCGATCATACAGCCGGGCAAGTGCCGCGGCCGAGTTGACCGCCTTGCCCTGGGCCATTAGGATAACGTCACCGGGTGCCATCCCGATAGTCTCGCCGACGCCGCCGGCCTTCACGTCGACTGCGACCACGCCCCGCCGATAGCCGAGGTTGAAGTTGCCCCGAAGTACCGGGTTGATGTCGGCAACGGCTACGTCGAGACCGGTTTCGACCCTTTCAAAGCTGGTGGCGCCAATCGTGCCCCGGGTTTCCTTCAC
Above is a window of candidate division WOR-3 bacterium DNA encoding:
- a CDS encoding butyryl-CoA dehydrogenase, coding for MDFSFSEEHEMVRRLCRDWAREQVMPTIGERDAAAKFDPGVLSQMGELGILGISIPARYGGTGNDYIALGLACEELEHVDTSLRVVLSVHIGLNSLTLLSWGTEEQKQRWLAPQARGEKVCTYGLTEPAAGSDALGIQTTARRDGGEYVLTGEKMWISLADVADHFLVIAWTDIEKKKRRDHTGMSAFLLERGMKGLTSATIHGKLGVRAGNTGSLAFDEVRVPAANMLGGEGEGFRVAMFAIDQGRYTVAAGSTGLIRACLDASVEYAQTRTTFGKPIGEHQLVKAMIADMAGDYEASRLLWLKAGWLKNEGKRNTRETSLAKAYACACAEKAASNAVQVHGAYGFSSEYNVERFYRNSKGAQIYEGSREIHKLLQADYALGLRTDKPLRCSLPKPE
- a CDS encoding adenylosuccinate lyase, which encodes MTTRYDTPEMAALWNEDAKFRSWLLVEKTVAAVQAEIGIIPKTAARAIQRASFKIKEIDEFERITNHDVIAFTRSVAKSAAAAGKYVHYGLTSYDVVDTALSLRCASALEILQTALGGLRIETARLALEHKHTPMMGRTHGVHAEPITFGLKCLSWFEETERNIGRLAAAASEMRHGKISGVVGAYTQLGPDVEARVLSRLNLKPEPVSTQVIPRDRHAAMLNTLALVATGMERIATEIRNLQRTEVGELGEPFAKGQRGSSAMPHKKNPIICERITSLARLIRAYAQVGLENICLWHERDLSNSANERVIIPESFTLTHYMIRKLTGVLSGLVVRPDRMLANLESSGQTFLSQGVMLELVRAGMDKDRAYKLVQELAFTCQTQGGSLPELCAANPEISKLLDRRARSRAFDLKRLLRNVDAVYRRVGLTRRSKTR